Within the Corynebacterium sp. sy039 genome, the region CTCGGTGAGTTGGGCTCATGAATATGCAGCACATCAAAATTTCCATTTTTTAGGAATGCCCGCATACGTCGATAAGCACTGAAACCAAAAGATAGTCGAGCAACTGATCCGTTGTATCTAATGGGAAAACTTTTTCCACCAGGAACAACAAAATCAGGCAAATCAGTGTTTTCGTAAGCAGGACCAATGACGGAAACCTGGTGCCCGATGGAAATGAGTTTTTGCGCTAAATCAAGGATATGGGCTTGAACACCCCCTGGTTCATCAAAAGAATATGGGCAGACGATACCAATTTTCATTGCTCATATTCTCCTTCCATATCTTTATCCTTAGGTTGTGTGTGCGTGCCCATGCACCGACGCATCTGTGCGGTATCCATACATCTTTGGATCATGCTCACACAAAACGCCGACGCCGCACCTCAAAATTATAGCCTGAGTAAAACAAAAATTATTTTCTCAACCAACAAAACTATTGTTCTTTGTCAAGACCTTGCTGATAACGTCGCGCGTCCAAATCAGATAACCACAGTGGCTGTAACATATGCCAATCTTTAGGGTGCTGCCTAATGTTTTCCTCCATTAATGTTGCAATTGTTTGCATTGTGGTTTTCAGATCCATTACTTCAACAGGTGCCGATACGCTTGTCCCCCATTGGTTATCCTCAATGAACCAACTATGCACCACATGCAAAGCAGCACCTGTTTCCTGAGCTAGGCGCACGGCACCAGCAGGCATACGCGTCTTTTCCCCAAAAAACTCTACCTCAACACCAGAACGCTTAAGATCACGTTCACCAAGCAAACACACAATTCCGCCGCTCAGCAAAGTTTCTTTCAACGCACCATAAGGACCAGGTGTGGATTGATGCGGTAACACCTTAAAACCAAGAGATTGGCGGAAATCAACAAATGCTTCATAAACTTCCGTTGGTTCCAGCCGCTCAGCCACTGTTGTGAATTGCCCATACTGCGACACAAGATATAGACCGGCCATATCCCAATTGCCAGAATGCGGCAGTACCAAAATAACCCCTTTTCCCTGGCTAACCGAGCTACGAAGAAATTGGGTTCCTTGAGCATGAGCTTCTATGTCTTGAATTAATTGCTCATTGCCCACGAGCGACGGCAGCACAAAGGCTTCTCGCCAATAACGCGCGTAAGAGCGCATTGACTCTTGCACCAACTGGCGAGTAACGTTTTCTTTTCCCACCACACGCATAAGATTTTTGCGCAATTGCGGCATAGCTTTTCCGCGTTGGGACGCATAATCTGCACCGTAATTAAAAAGTGCTTTCGCCCATGATTCTGGTAGCTTTCGCACGATTTTCCAGCCAAGTAAATAACCTTGCGCAACAATATCTTTCTTCTGGAACATCTATCTATGCTCTGTTCTAGGGTTTTGGGTTCTAATGCTATTTCTGTTTCTATTTTTTATCTTCTTGATCTGAAAAAGACCGCGCTCCCTGTGGTGGTACACTGCGTTCTCGCGCATGTTCGGATGAAGAGGCAATCCACAAACGCTGTCCCACGGTAAAAGCACTGCCAAAGGCAAGAACCCATATACAAATTTCTAAAGCAAAGGGTATGCCCAAACCAGCTAATCCCACACCACTAAGTCCCAAAATAAGCCGTTCAGGTCGTTCGATAAGCCCACCAACCATGACAAAGCCACTTGCTTCGCCACGAGCTTTCACATAAGAGATAACTTGCGAAGAAACGATAACGCTTAACGTAGCAGCCACTAATGCAGGATGAGCATTATCCACATAGATGAGCCACCACGCTATAGCAGAAAACAAAGCACCATCAGTGATCCGATCACAGGTAGCATCTAAGGTTGCTCCAAACTTGGTACCCCCACCACTCATTCTTGCCATCGTGCCATCTACCATGTCAAAGGCAACAAAGAGCCCTGATAATGCAGCTGCAGCAAAAAGATGGTTCAGGGGAATGAGAATCACAACTAATAAAATTGCAATTACTGTTCCGATAATGGTTACCGCATTGGGTGTAAGACCAATTTTCAGAAAAAGTTTCGCCACTGGTTCCACAAAAACTGCTGCTGGCCTGCGCGCATGAACACTAAGCATTTTCTCCACCTTTTGTTATGTCGCACATATTATTCTGTGCAGCAGTGCTATTGTCTTCACCAAGTTTCCGCCAAGCGTCGGCAAGCAACTCTCTGGTGTCATGCAGGAGTTGTGGCAATACTTTTGTGTGAGAGATTATTGTCATGAAGTTTGCATCCCCAGTCCACCGCGGAACAATATGCATATGAAGGTGCTGCGCAACAGAACCACCTGCTGCTTTACCTAAGTTGAACCCTGCATTAACCGCATCAGGCTGAGAAACTGTCTTTAATACTACTATTGCCTTCTTTGCAAAGCGCATAAGCTCAGCGGTTTCTTCCTCACTTAAGTTTTCCAGCTCAGCGACCTCTCGATAAGGCACAACCATCATATGCCCACTGTTATAGGGGTAAAGATTAAGCAAACAATAAACAAATTTACCGCGAGCGACGATGAGCCCTTCTTCATCACTCATCTTAGGGATGTCAACAAAGGGATTATTCTTTTTTGGCGTTACCGCATCAGCATTGTCAGCATTGTCGTTCGTGTGAATATAGCTCATCCGATATGGTGCCCATAAGCGTTGCAACTTATCCTCCCCAGCTGCAACGCCTATATCAGGGATACTATTGTCAGCGCTGGTATGAGTGGCACGATACTGATACTCAGTATTATGGTTGTGCTCCATTTCTTTCTTCCTCACCTGACAGTATGACCAAACATAAAGCTACTGCGCACTCTTAAACTCAATATTTTCCTTAGTTGGCTGCTGATTGTTACGCTGCGCAATCCATGTCTCAATAATGCTAATAGCATCTGCGACAGGCACACCATTGACTTGTGTACCATCAAGGAAACGGAAACTTACTGCATTTGCTTCCACATCACGTGCCCCAGCAAGTAGCATAAAAGGCACCTTAGCCGTGGTATGGTTACGAATCTTCTTCTGCATACGATCATCTGAAGCATCAACGACAGCACGAATACCACGCTGACACAATTGCTCAATAACCGTATCCAAATGCTCACTAAAGACTTCAGCTACTGGAATACCCACCACCTGCTGAGGTGCTAACCAAGCTGGGAAAGCCCCAGCATAGTGTTCGAGCAATACGCCAAAGAATCGTTCAATTGAGCCAAACAACGCTCGGTGAATCATGATTGGACGTTTTTTGCTGCCATCTGGCGCAGTATATTCCAACTCAAAACGTTCAGGAAGATTAAAATCAAGCTGCACCGTAGACATCTGCCATGTACGACCAATAGCATCACGAGCCTGCACTGAGATCTTTGGACCGTAGAAAGCTGCCCCACCTGGATCAGGCACAAGTTCCAGACCAGATTTCTGAGCTACTGCCTGCAAAGTGCTCGTTGCCTTTTCCCATATTTCGTCACTACCGACGAATTTCTCTGGGTCCTTCGTCGAAAGCTCAAGATAGAAATCATCAAGACCATAATCACGCAAGAGCGAAAGCACAAACTCGAGCACAGAGGTTAATTCTTCTTCAAGCTGTTCCTCAGTACAGTAAATATGTGCATCATCTTGGGTAAAGCCACGAGCTCGAGTTAAGCCATGAATTACTCCAGATTTCTCATAGCGATATACCGTGCCAAACTCAAAAAGACGCAACGGCAACTCTCGATAAGAACGTCCACGCGCATCAAAAATAAGATTATGCATTGGGCAGTTCATGGGCTTTGCATAGTAATCCTGGGCTTGTTTGGTGACATTGCCCTGATCATCTGTCTCCCCATCGAGCTGCATCGCTGGGAACATTCCTTCTTCATACCAATCAAGGTGTCCAGATTTCTTAAACAAATCACCTTTTGTCAAGTGTGGTGTATTGACAAATGAGTAACCTGCGGCAATATGACGCTTACGAGAATGCTCTTCCATCTCCATGCGCACAATAGCGCCATTGGGGTGGAATACAGGGAATCCTGAACCAATCTCATCAGGAAAACTAAAAAGATCCAATTCATTGCCAAGACGACGATGATCTCGCTTTTCTGCCTCAGCCACCATTGTTTGGTACTGCTCTAAAGCTTCTTTAGACTCCCACGCTGTACCATAAATACGCTGCAACCCAGCCTTGGACTGATCACCACGCCAATATGCTGCAGAAGAACGAGTAAGCGCAAAAGCTGGAATATATTTTGTGGTTGGCACATGCGGTCCGCGGCATAAGTCATACCATTCAACTTCACCGCTACGGGGATTGATATTGTAATACCCAGTTAATTCGCCAGCTCCGACCTCAGTAGCCTCATCGGAATCAGGGTCAACGTGACCTTTATCTTGGATTAGCTCTAATTTATATGGCTCATCGGCTAAAGCAGCAGCAGCTTCTTGAGCATCTGCATACACACGACGCTCAAATTTTTGACCAGACTTAATGATCTTTTTCATGCGCTTTTCGATTTTCTGAAGATCCTCTGGTGAAAAAGGCTCAGCTACGTCGAAGTCATAGTAAAAACCATTCTCAATTGCAGGTCCGATTCCTAGTTTGGTACCTGGGAACTCCGCCTGCACAGCCTGAGCGAGCACGTGTGTGCAGGAGTGACGAATCACAGCACGGCCTTGCTCAGTATTAGCAGCAACTGGGATGAATTGAGTTTCTTGCTCTGGAACGAAAGAAAGATCTTTCAGGTTTCCTGCTAAATCCTGGGCACACACAATTGCCTCAGGCCCTTTGTTAGGAAGTTCCAACTCACGCATTGCGGTTCCAATACTTGTTCCAGCTGGAACTAAAAATGGCTCGTGTTCTACCGCCGACGCATTTGCTATAGCTGACAAGGTTACTGCGCTCCTTACTGCGCTCATGCACTTTCGTCATACCTGGACGCTAGTGCTAAAAAATTTTCTCAAATTAAGACAGTAACACATTAATAGTGCATTCTATGCCCAACAATGATTCTGCCTACTTTACCCTAGTTTTCAACGCAAAAAACAATGGCAAACCACACCCCGCACCCTCAGAACTAGAATAGAGCTTCACCCCAATGTTGATCTTCGCTAACACCTGGCGCAATTGCATAGATGGCTGAACCAATATGCGTGATCCAGATATTAAGACGATCACTATCATTGAGGCGTTGTTGAATAGGGATAAATTGTTCCCGTGGATCTTTTTGGAAACAGCAAAAAATTAAGCCAGCATTTGATAATTCAGCACTACCAGGTATTGGTGCCTCATTGTAGTTATATGCTCTGCGCAATAATCGATCCCGTTTATTATCACTATGCGGCGCAGCTAAAGCCATATGGGAATTGACATCGATAATTGGGATGCCGTAATCATCCTTAGCAGAAAAATCTGCTTCATCGAACTCTTCTTTTCCAGTAAGTGGTGCACCAGAATCTAACCGACGACCTAAAGATACTTCTCGTGAACCACGATCAAGTTCCTCCCATAAGTCGAGATTCATATGAATCCGACGCACAATCATACAACTACCGCCACGCAACCACTCAGGAGAATCCGAGTCTTCATCAATCCATACTTGCTGGTCAAATTCTTGAGATGTTCGCGGATTAATTGTTCCGTCTTTTTGACCAAAGAGATTACGCGGAGTTTCACCCTTTTCGTGTGAACCATGCGCATTGAGAAAACCCTGTTGAAACCAACGAGTAGTAGCATAATCAATACCAGCGCGAGTAAGGTGACGCACAGCAAAAGCTATTGTTAACGGATCATCGCCACAAAACTGAATGACCAGATCGCTTTGACCCCACCTTTCGTCAAGACGATCATTACTAAACACCGGCAAAGGAGTCAACCAGTCTGGTCGCTGACTACCTTTACCAATAATGTCAAAAAAACGAGGACCAAAACCACAGGTAATGGTCAGATTGGCAGGTTTACGTACCATCTCTGGCTCAAGACTGCCTAAAGGATTACGCCCTTGCGTTAAATCTCTGGCGTCTTGTGTCCACAATCGCAAAAGTCGTCGCACAGCAGCTGCGTCGACACCAGCGCGAAGATCAAACCCAACCAAAGTCATATGAGATTGAGCTGGTGTAGCGATACCAGCTTGATGTGCACCATCAAAAGCAACAGTTTGTTGCGCAAGCTCAACCTGAGGTTCTACTGATTCTTGCTGAGCTTGTTCTTTGGTACAAGCACTTAAAGCGCTTGTACCAGCAAGTGCAGATGTAGCAACCAAGAATCCCCGTCGAGTGAACCTAGCATTGTGATTCTTATGTGATTGCATAACAGTTGTTCACCTTAACTTCAGAAACTTCAGAGATTAGTGAGCTGCACCAGAATAATCTTCATTTCCTGAAGAAATAGAGCGTGATGGAACATCATCTACCACGATTTCAGTGCCATCAGCCAAGTTCAAGGTAACACTATAATCCTCACCAGCTTCAACATCTTCTTGCAATCCCATGAGCATAATATGCTCCGCACCTGGTTGCAGAGTTAGAGAACCACCTGCTGGAATAACAAAACCGCCTTCTTTCGGACGCATAACTCCGTCGACGACTTCATGCAGCTCATAGCTACTTGCTGCTACAGAAACAGATGCAGACACGATGTTAACCTCCGCACCTGTATTGTTTTTCAGCACACCAAATACCGCAGTCATACCATCTTCTTTTTTAGCAGACTTAACATATGCGTCCTCAAAGCTCACTGCTTCTGACTCAGACTCCGAATCAGACTTAGATTCTGTGGTAGAAGTACCGAATTTCGCAGCTGCAGATGCTGCAGTATCTACTTTTTCTTGAGAATCTGTCTCTGAGTTAGAACAACCTGCAAGTGTCAAAGCAGACAATGCCACTGCACACACAACATTCTT harbors:
- a CDS encoding phosphatidylinositol mannoside acyltransferase, whose amino-acid sequence is MFQKKDIVAQGYLLGWKIVRKLPESWAKALFNYGADYASQRGKAMPQLRKNLMRVVGKENVTRQLVQESMRSYARYWREAFVLPSLVGNEQLIQDIEAHAQGTQFLRSSVSQGKGVILVLPHSGNWDMAGLYLVSQYGQFTTVAERLEPTEVYEAFVDFRQSLGFKVLPHQSTPGPYGALKETLLSGGIVCLLGERDLKRSGVEVEFFGEKTRMPAGAVRLAQETGAALHVVHSWFIEDNQWGTSVSAPVEVMDLKTTMQTIATLMEENIRQHPKDWHMLQPLWLSDLDARRYQQGLDKEQ
- the pgsA gene encoding phosphatidylinositol phosphate synthase, encoding MLSVHARRPAAVFVEPVAKLFLKIGLTPNAVTIIGTVIAILLVVILIPLNHLFAAAALSGLFVAFDMVDGTMARMSGGGTKFGATLDATCDRITDGALFSAIAWWLIYVDNAHPALVAATLSVIVSSQVISYVKARGEASGFVMVGGLIERPERLILGLSGVGLAGLGIPFALEICIWVLAFGSAFTVGQRLWIASSSEHARERSVPPQGARSFSDQEDKK
- a CDS encoding HIT domain-containing protein; translated protein: MEHNHNTEYQYRATHTSADNSIPDIGVAAGEDKLQRLWAPYRMSYIHTNDNADNADAVTPKKNNPFVDIPKMSDEEGLIVARGKFVYCLLNLYPYNSGHMMVVPYREVAELENLSEEETAELMRFAKKAIVVLKTVSQPDAVNAGFNLGKAAGGSVAQHLHMHIVPRWTGDANFMTIISHTKVLPQLLHDTRELLADAWRKLGEDNSTAAQNNMCDITKGGENA
- the thrS gene encoding threonine--tRNA ligase — its product is MSAVRSAVTLSAIANASAVEHEPFLVPAGTSIGTAMRELELPNKGPEAIVCAQDLAGNLKDLSFVPEQETQFIPVAANTEQGRAVIRHSCTHVLAQAVQAEFPGTKLGIGPAIENGFYYDFDVAEPFSPEDLQKIEKRMKKIIKSGQKFERRVYADAQEAAAALADEPYKLELIQDKGHVDPDSDEATEVGAGELTGYYNINPRSGEVEWYDLCRGPHVPTTKYIPAFALTRSSAAYWRGDQSKAGLQRIYGTAWESKEALEQYQTMVAEAEKRDHRRLGNELDLFSFPDEIGSGFPVFHPNGAIVRMEMEEHSRKRHIAAGYSFVNTPHLTKGDLFKKSGHLDWYEEGMFPAMQLDGETDDQGNVTKQAQDYYAKPMNCPMHNLIFDARGRSYRELPLRLFEFGTVYRYEKSGVIHGLTRARGFTQDDAHIYCTEEQLEEELTSVLEFVLSLLRDYGLDDFYLELSTKDPEKFVGSDEIWEKATSTLQAVAQKSGLELVPDPGGAAFYGPKISVQARDAIGRTWQMSTVQLDFNLPERFELEYTAPDGSKKRPIMIHRALFGSIERFFGVLLEHYAGAFPAWLAPQQVVGIPVAEVFSEHLDTVIEQLCQRGIRAVVDASDDRMQKKIRNHTTAKVPFMLLAGARDVEANAVSFRFLDGTQVNGVPVADAISIIETWIAQRNNQQPTKENIEFKSAQ
- a CDS encoding Dyp-type peroxidase, whose product is MQSHKNHNARFTRRGFLVATSALAGTSALSACTKEQAQQESVEPQVELAQQTVAFDGAHQAGIATPAQSHMTLVGFDLRAGVDAAAVRRLLRLWTQDARDLTQGRNPLGSLEPEMVRKPANLTITCGFGPRFFDIIGKGSQRPDWLTPLPVFSNDRLDERWGQSDLVIQFCGDDPLTIAFAVRHLTRAGIDYATTRWFQQGFLNAHGSHEKGETPRNLFGQKDGTINPRTSQEFDQQVWIDEDSDSPEWLRGGSCMIVRRIHMNLDLWEELDRGSREVSLGRRLDSGAPLTGKEEFDEADFSAKDDYGIPIIDVNSHMALAAPHSDNKRDRLLRRAYNYNEAPIPGSAELSNAGLIFCCFQKDPREQFIPIQQRLNDSDRLNIWITHIGSAIYAIAPGVSEDQHWGEALF
- a CDS encoding copper chaperone PCu(A)C, with product MKFHKNVVCAVALSALTLAGCSNSETDSQEKVDTAASAAAKFGTSTTESKSDSESESEAVSFEDAYVKSAKKEDGMTAVFGVLKNNTGAEVNIVSASVSVAASSYELHEVVDGVMRPKEGGFVIPAGGSLTLQPGAEHIMLMGLQEDVEAGEDYSVTLNLADGTEIVVDDVPSRSISSGNEDYSGAAH